The following nucleotide sequence is from Fusobacterium varium.
TTTATAAATTCACAGGCCTCTGTATATAGATAGTTAGCTCTATTTCTATTGGCAACTATAAATTTCTCAATATATTTATTAAAAAATTCATTTTTATTTAAAAAAGCGAACTTTTCCAATTGTAATATTATCTCATCTGGAGTATATTTTTTATAGTGTTTTGAAGTTATAGAAAATATCTCTCCATTTACATAGTATCTATTATTTGATGCCCAAACACTTTTCTCTAAAAATTCAAGAGGTTTACTTAATAAAATCTCTATTAACAATCTCTCTTCTGGAAAAACAGGACGAATATCAGTAGTTAAATATTTAATATTTGATTCACAACAAGGACAGGTTAAATCCTCTCCTTGTTTTTTTATTATAGGAATATTGCAATTTTCACACCAATATATTAAATCTTCATCTGTTGTCATTACTTTTTCATTCATATTACAACTCCTTTTCTCCTTGTGCAATTTTGAAATCATCTAAAGTTGTAGCAGAATGTTTTAAATAGAATTTTCCACCATTATTGACAATCTCTATATCCTCACCAGATATATTCAGATCTATTTTTTTACTATTTCTAATCAATTCAATTTTACTTTCTAAAGCATCTAAATATGTTAAAGGTTTCATTTTAAAAAGATTTTCTTTAGCTGTTAATATATCCATTTTCTCTCTCCTTATCATACTTTTATTTAAACAAGTAAAGTTTCTATTTTGTAATAGAAGATTCGCTTTTTTAAATAAAAACGTACTCTTTAATCTAAAAATTTTTTAATACTATATTAAACCATTTTTCATTTTTTCTATCTGCTCTTACATCTTCAGTTATAAACCATTGTAAAATTTTATTTTCAAACTCTTTTTCTAATTTTATAAATTTCTCATATGTAAAACAAGTGAATTTTCTTCCATCTTTCTCATAGTTCTTATCTCCATATTTAAAAGAGATATAAACTATCCCATCTCTTTTTAAACTTTTAAATATCTTTCTTAAAGTTTCTATTATCTCATCCTCATCTAAATGTAATAGTGATGCACATGCCCAAATTCCAATAAACTCATTTTGATAGTGTAAATTTCTCATATCTTGAATAATCACTTTTTGCCCAATATACTCACTAGCCCTCTTCCCAAGCTCCTCTGATATATCCATAGCCACCACTTCAAAACCATTTTCTAAAAAGTATTTTGAATCTCTTCCACTCCCACAACCTAAATCTAAGATTTTTCCTTTATTACATGGAAGATTTTTTAAAAATATATCATATAGTTCACTCATATCGGCTTTTACTGTTTGATTAAAAAACTCTTGAGCATTTTTGTTGTAATAATCTTTTGTCATCACTCCTCCATATACTTTCTTCTAAAATAGTTAACAACCCTATAATCTATTCTCTCTTTTATCTCCTCAAGAAGATAACTACTACTTTTAATCTCGTCATATAGTAGAGAGTTTAAAATAAATCGTTTATTTTCATAAGTAAAAAACTCTATATTTTTTCCCTTTTCAGTAAGATATTTTATAGGATTGTCCTCTGCTAATTTCTGATATTTTTTATCATCAAGATCTGAATGTTTTTTATTATTAAGATCTTTTTTATGTACCTCATCTAAATAGAAGTTTTTAAAATACTCTCCTATCACCTTTAAATCAACCTCTTTCTTAAGATTATCAAACAGAGAAAGGAGCAAAGGCATTTTATAGGATTTTGTCATAG
It contains:
- a CDS encoding methyltransferase domain-containing protein, encoding MTKDYYNKNAQEFFNQTVKADMSELYDIFLKNLPCNKGKILDLGCGSGRDSKYFLENGFEVVAMDISEELGKRASEYIGQKVIIQDMRNLHYQNEFIGIWACASLLHLDEDEIIETLRKIFKSLKRDGIVYISFKYGDKNYEKDGRKFTCFTYEKFIKLEKEFENKILQWFITEDVRADRKNEKWFNIVLKNF